In Dyadobacter subterraneus, a single genomic region encodes these proteins:
- a CDS encoding Tex family protein, with amino-acid sequence MNFPLIAQQTSISEKQVRNTIQLFEEGATLPFISRYRKEATGGLDEVQIGAIKDAYQKQQEVEKRREAILKNIEEQGKLTPELKKQISGVFSLVELEDLYLPYKQKRKTRASMAIEKGLEPLAKLIFEGRESDPERKALSYLNDQVENTEDALQGARDIMAEWISENQDARGRVRSIFQRNALITSKVKKKKEEEGAKYRDYFEFSEPLSRIPSHRLLALRRGEEEGFLSVDISPDEEQAISNLDRIFVKGLPGSKDQIEIAIRDSYKRLLKPGIETEFTNLSKERADQYAIQIFTENLRQLLLASPLGQKNVLAIDPGYRTGCKVVVLDSQGNLLSDKVIYPFDKSNEANAILSDLIQKFKIEAIAVGNGTAGRETEDFVKKLLLTVKKSDEIGLFSVSEQGASIYSASDVAREEFPDKDVTVRGSVSIGRRLMDPLAELVKIDPKSIGVGQYQHDVDQKALKNALDVVVESCVNSVGVNLNTASKHLLRYVSGLGPALAQNIVDFRAKNGDFKSRQQLLKVPKLGAKAFEQAAGFLRIENGVNPLDNSAVHPESYPIVERMAKDVGATVKDLVQKSELRKEINPSKYVTDAVGLPTLKDILQELEKPSRDPRTPVKKFEFDSSVRKPDDLRIGMILPGIVTNITAFGAFVDIGVKQDGLVHLSQLADRYVKDPNEVVKLQQIVTVKVTEVDLGRKRIALTMKGLNLSVLIK; translated from the coding sequence ATGAATTTCCCGCTTATTGCCCAGCAAACCAGCATTTCAGAAAAACAAGTTCGAAATACCATCCAATTATTTGAAGAAGGAGCAACACTTCCTTTTATCTCACGATATCGAAAAGAAGCAACAGGCGGACTGGATGAAGTGCAGATCGGAGCAATTAAGGATGCTTATCAAAAACAACAGGAAGTTGAGAAACGCAGGGAAGCAATTCTGAAAAATATTGAAGAACAGGGAAAGCTTACACCAGAATTGAAAAAACAAATTTCCGGCGTTTTTTCTCTTGTTGAACTGGAAGACCTGTATTTACCTTACAAACAAAAGCGAAAAACCCGGGCTTCCATGGCCATTGAAAAAGGCCTGGAGCCATTGGCAAAGCTGATTTTTGAAGGTCGTGAATCCGATCCTGAAAGAAAAGCATTGTCTTATTTGAACGATCAGGTTGAAAATACAGAAGATGCTTTGCAGGGAGCGCGTGATATCATGGCAGAGTGGATCAGTGAAAATCAGGATGCGCGTGGCCGGGTGCGTTCCATATTTCAGCGAAATGCGCTGATTACCTCAAAGGTCAAAAAAAAGAAAGAGGAGGAAGGAGCGAAATATCGGGATTACTTTGAGTTTTCGGAACCGCTTTCCAGGATTCCGTCGCATCGTTTATTGGCATTGAGAAGGGGAGAAGAGGAAGGATTTTTAAGTGTGGACATTTCTCCTGATGAGGAACAGGCGATCAGCAATCTGGATAGAATTTTTGTTAAGGGGTTGCCCGGAAGTAAGGACCAGATTGAAATTGCGATTCGTGATAGTTATAAAAGATTGCTCAAACCGGGAATTGAGACGGAATTTACAAATCTTTCCAAAGAAAGAGCGGATCAATACGCAATTCAGATTTTTACTGAAAATCTCAGACAGCTACTCCTGGCATCGCCGCTTGGACAAAAAAATGTATTGGCCATTGATCCAGGTTATCGTACAGGCTGCAAAGTTGTAGTTTTGGACAGCCAGGGAAATCTCCTGTCCGACAAAGTTATTTATCCGTTTGACAAATCCAATGAAGCGAATGCTATATTGTCTGATTTGATTCAAAAATTTAAAATCGAAGCAATAGCTGTTGGTAATGGAACGGCCGGCCGTGAAACGGAAGACTTTGTTAAAAAACTTTTGTTGACAGTTAAAAAATCTGACGAAATCGGATTGTTCAGTGTCAGCGAACAAGGTGCATCTATTTATTCTGCATCGGATGTGGCCAGGGAAGAATTTCCTGATAAAGATGTTACCGTGCGCGGTTCGGTTTCAATCGGCCGTCGTTTGATGGACCCGTTGGCAGAATTAGTGAAAATTGATCCGAAATCAATAGGGGTTGGTCAATATCAACATGATGTCGACCAAAAAGCATTGAAGAATGCTTTGGATGTAGTCGTAGAAAGCTGCGTAAATTCCGTAGGCGTAAATCTCAACACGGCAAGTAAGCATTTATTGCGCTATGTTTCGGGCCTTGGACCCGCTCTGGCGCAGAATATCGTGGATTTTAGAGCAAAAAACGGAGATTTCAAATCGCGTCAACAATTGTTAAAAGTGCCTAAGTTAGGAGCAAAAGCATTTGAGCAGGCTGCCGGATTTTTGAGGATTGAAAATGGAGTTAATCCTTTGGATAACAGTGCTGTACATCCGGAGAGTTACCCGATTGTTGAACGAATGGCCAAAGATGTGGGAGCTACGGTAAAAGATCTGGTTCAAAAATCAGAATTGCGTAAGGAAATCAACCCGTCGAAGTATGTTACTGATGCTGTGGGACTTCCGACTTTAAAGGATATTTTGCAGGAACTCGAAAAACCGTCGCGCGATCCGAGAACGCCTGTGAAAAAGTTTGAATTTGATAGTTCTGTCAGAAAACCGGACGATCTTCGAATTGGAATGATTCTTCCAGGAATTGTCACGAACATTACGGCTTTTGGTGCTTTTGTTGATATTGGTGTAAAACAAGATGGGCTTGTCCACTTGTCTCAACTCGCCGATCGATATGTCAAAGATCCTAATGAAGTAGTGAAGCTTCAACAAATTGTTACGGTGAAAGTAACGGAGGTTGATCTGGGAAGAAAAAGAATTGCACTTACCATGAAAGGATTGAACTTATCTGTTTTAATCAAATAG